The Aggregatilinea lenta genome includes a region encoding these proteins:
- a CDS encoding TetR/AcrR family transcriptional regulator yields the protein MNSKPKDRKERRAARRKAHILEAAARVFAEKGFHRTTTKEIAEAADVAEGTLYNYFDSKDDLLLSLIDSLADLRGRLDVYDHMLDVDVRQAFSELMFQRLSAVQDQNEFLFAVLPEMLSTPTLRERYRQQIMIPALRDLEKHFQARVEREQIAPIDVTLISRTLAALGFGLEIMALVGDEATQTLWRDPERLSALLTRMMFDGLLSRPDSPDEASG from the coding sequence ATGAATTCTAAGCCGAAGGACCGCAAGGAGCGCCGCGCCGCGCGTCGAAAAGCCCATATTCTAGAGGCAGCGGCCCGTGTCTTTGCCGAAAAGGGCTTCCACCGCACGACCACCAAAGAGATCGCCGAGGCCGCGGACGTGGCCGAAGGCACGCTTTACAATTACTTCGACAGCAAAGATGACCTGCTGCTCAGTCTCATCGACTCCCTGGCCGACCTGCGCGGACGGTTGGACGTCTACGATCACATGCTCGACGTCGACGTGCGCCAGGCGTTTTCGGAGCTGATGTTCCAACGACTATCGGCGGTCCAGGATCAAAACGAGTTTTTGTTCGCCGTCCTGCCGGAAATGCTGAGCACGCCGACCCTGCGCGAGCGGTATCGCCAGCAAATTATGATCCCCGCCCTGCGCGACCTGGAGAAGCATTTCCAGGCCCGCGTGGAGCGCGAGCAGATCGCGCCGATCGACGTGACGCTCATATCGCGCACGCTGGCGGCGCTGGGGTTCGGGCTGGAGATTATGGCGCTGGTCGGCGACGAAGCGACTCAGACTTTGTGGCGAGATCCCGAACGGCTGTCGGCCCTGCTGACACGCATGATGTTCGACGGGCTGCTGTCCCGGCCCGACAGCCCCGACGAAGCGTCCGGCTGA
- a CDS encoding MMPL family transporter: MFRFLGRIAVQYRVPIILFWIALAITLPTVAPSLEDVGTSDQRDFLPGDAPFAQAERLYQDAFPENFSPSSGIVVVDSGAAAGIAEDTPAWQYLQALTAWLASEDAPDNILDVSSPTLDPAIAARLISEDGRHALVVFGLSTSDADKATIDTVGTIDDWIDDNPPPDGIAAYHTGQAKINVESDEVTLETLDQTLIITVALIIIFLLAIYRSPVSPLIPLFTVTMALLVTTGLLGLLGDAGVLTIISQMTVFLIVVMYGAGTDYCLFLISRFREEMADVHDVTAATQDTVYRVGETISSSAATIVVGFTAMAFSEMSVFAHTGPMLAVGVIVGLLAGLTLTPALLSLLGERAFWPNKAQHRAHGRWYDFTSRLVSSRPLLTILVIVVVMVPFGAYGLTRDVSYEFMADYPDTMESVEGYHLLEDYFGGGLLYPLTVVAADRSPEALAADQVSLSQDLAQIEGVDDVFSLNDPLGLHSEQYQNLLRVDTQLQLALGLVSQALQAGDPQPAQSAIAGAQAYLDRLAARFPEIADDPDLAQLQGILGGGAETVAASQEALSEAAASLGERLASLDNPTMLLSEGGPLFEQFGQIAAAYLSQDGRAFQMSVTIRDEPGTERSFETIDAIRAVLARYEDSGPAGVSGTAVVLADIRDTVQRDLLQAFGFVLFGIFVVLLVMLRSAIAPLYLICTVVLSYTFTLGVTNLVFDVFFDTPKLSFFVPFMMFVFLVALGIDYSIFLFGRIKEEVGNHGIHEGVHVAVATTGTIITSAGMILAGTFAGLMAGDIKFLAEVGFAVAFGVLIDTFVVRTVLDPALAALFGRWTWWPGGVPKAQPRASGAPAATASGELSK; encoded by the coding sequence ATGTTTCGTTTCCTGGGCCGCATAGCCGTTCAATATCGTGTTCCCATCATCCTGTTCTGGATCGCGCTGGCGATCACGCTGCCGACCGTTGCCCCCAGCCTGGAGGACGTGGGCACGTCCGACCAGCGCGACTTCTTGCCCGGCGACGCGCCGTTCGCCCAGGCCGAACGCCTCTATCAGGACGCCTTCCCTGAGAACTTCTCCCCTAGCAGCGGCATCGTCGTCGTCGACAGCGGCGCGGCGGCGGGGATCGCCGAGGATACGCCCGCGTGGCAGTACCTGCAAGCGCTGACGGCCTGGCTGGCGAGCGAAGACGCGCCGGACAACATCCTCGACGTCAGCTCGCCCACGCTGGACCCGGCCATCGCCGCGCGGCTCATCTCTGAGGACGGGCGTCATGCGCTGGTGGTGTTCGGCCTCAGCACGTCCGATGCAGACAAGGCGACCATTGACACGGTGGGCACCATCGACGACTGGATCGACGACAACCCGCCGCCGGACGGCATCGCCGCCTATCACACGGGTCAGGCGAAGATCAACGTCGAGAGCGACGAAGTTACCCTCGAGACGCTCGACCAGACGTTGATCATCACCGTGGCGCTGATCATCATCTTCCTGCTGGCGATCTACCGCTCGCCGGTCAGCCCCCTGATCCCGCTGTTCACCGTGACGATGGCCCTGCTGGTGACGACCGGGCTGCTCGGCCTGCTCGGCGACGCGGGCGTGCTGACCATCATCAGCCAGATGACCGTGTTCCTGATCGTCGTCATGTACGGCGCGGGCACAGACTACTGCCTGTTCCTGATCAGCCGATTCCGCGAGGAAATGGCCGACGTGCACGACGTCACGGCGGCGACGCAGGACACAGTGTACCGGGTGGGGGAGACGATTTCCAGCAGTGCGGCGACCATCGTGGTTGGCTTCACGGCGATGGCGTTTTCGGAGATGAGCGTGTTCGCGCACACCGGCCCGATGCTGGCCGTAGGCGTGATCGTGGGGCTGCTGGCCGGGCTGACGCTGACGCCCGCGCTGCTCTCGCTGCTGGGCGAGCGCGCCTTCTGGCCGAACAAGGCGCAGCACCGCGCGCACGGGCGCTGGTACGACTTCACCTCGCGTCTGGTTAGCTCGCGCCCGCTGCTGACGATTCTGGTGATCGTGGTCGTCATGGTCCCGTTCGGCGCGTATGGCCTGACGCGCGACGTGAGCTACGAGTTCATGGCGGACTATCCCGACACGATGGAGTCGGTCGAGGGCTATCACCTGCTCGAAGACTACTTCGGCGGCGGGCTGCTCTACCCGCTGACGGTCGTCGCGGCGGATCGTTCGCCGGAGGCGCTGGCTGCCGATCAGGTCAGCCTGTCGCAGGACCTGGCGCAGATCGAGGGCGTGGATGACGTGTTCAGCCTGAACGATCCGCTGGGCCTGCACAGCGAGCAGTACCAGAACCTGCTGCGCGTCGATACGCAGCTTCAACTGGCGCTGGGCCTGGTGAGCCAGGCGCTGCAAGCGGGCGATCCGCAGCCGGCTCAGAGCGCGATCGCGGGCGCGCAAGCTTACCTGGACCGGCTCGCGGCGCGCTTCCCTGAGATCGCGGACGATCCCGATCTGGCGCAGCTTCAGGGAATCCTGGGTGGCGGCGCGGAGACGGTCGCGGCCAGCCAGGAGGCGCTGAGCGAGGCGGCGGCGTCCCTGGGCGAGCGGCTGGCGTCACTGGACAACCCGACCATGCTGCTGAGTGAGGGCGGGCCGTTGTTCGAGCAGTTCGGGCAGATCGCGGCGGCATACCTGTCGCAGGACGGGCGCGCGTTCCAGATGTCCGTCACCATCCGCGACGAGCCGGGCACGGAGCGCTCGTTCGAGACGATCGATGCGATCCGCGCTGTGCTGGCGCGTTATGAGGACAGCGGCCCGGCGGGGGTCAGCGGAACGGCAGTCGTGCTGGCCGACATCCGCGACACCGTGCAGCGCGACCTGCTGCAGGCGTTCGGCTTCGTGCTGTTCGGTATCTTCGTTGTGCTGCTGGTCATGCTGCGCAGCGCGATCGCGCCGCTGTACCTGATCTGCACGGTCGTGCTCAGCTATACGTTTACGCTCGGTGTTACGAATCTGGTGTTCGACGTGTTCTTCGACACGCCGAAGCTGTCGTTCTTCGTGCCGTTCATGATGTTCGTCTTCCTGGTGGCGCTGGGCATCGACTACAGCATCTTCCTGTTCGGGCGTATTAAAGAAGAGGTAGGCAACCACGGCATCCACGAGGGCGTGCACGTCGCCGTCGCCACAACCGGCACGATCATCACCTCGGCGGGCATGATCCTGGCAGGCACGTTCGCGGGCCT